Part of the Musa acuminata AAA Group cultivar baxijiao chromosome BXJ3-10, Cavendish_Baxijiao_AAA, whole genome shotgun sequence genome, caagAAAATTTAAGTCTCCTTTTGTTATTTTTTAGTATTAGTCTTTTTAGGTCTCTCTTTATCCGTTCTTGTACTAGTAATTCTAAGAGATCATCAAACTCCAGCATTTGTTAGTCTCCTATGAGCATATTCATATAATTGTAGACGGTATGCCACATTTTATCCTTTATCATGGTGGCCACTAATTGTTattggatgattttttttttattctttttattctaGTAACTTTGGTCGTAATATTTCTATCCAAGTTACGCTAACTTTTTTGTATCGATTGTTTCTCAACCATCCAATATACCAGTCCGCAAACCAAAGTTTTGTTTTTAATTAGTTTTGTATAGCTTCTCTTTTAGTCTAAGGGGATTGGTCTTAAAGAGTAAATGCATTTATGTTTGCAGCTCCAGTGAAATGGGATTGTAAATTTTCAAGATATTATGATGTTTCTTCAAGTTGACTTTATTTGTCTATATATGTGTTTATTCCTCCTGTAGTCTCACCACATTTTGATAATCTTAGGTACAAGAAGATGGAACCTTGCATAAATCAATATCCTGAGGTTAATAGTCCGGAAGAGTCTGCTGGAGGTGAATTGAAGCCTTTCCCTGAGAGGTTAAATGCTATTCCACCTAGAATAGCCAGTGGTTCTGTACCAGACATCTCAGTCAATTCTTATCAAGAAGACATCAAACAGTGGCAAAAGCATGTTAAAGCTTATAAGAAAATCAACAAGTTACTTGACACTGGAAGGTACCGCAACATAATGGATATGAATGCAGGATTGGGTAGCTTTGCAGCAGCAATTGAGTCTCCAAAATTATGGGTGATGAATGTTGTTCCTACAATTGCTGATATATCCACATTAGGTGTTATATATGAACGTGGGTTAATCGGCATATACCATGACTGGTATGTATTTGCTTAATGCTTTCTTATTGGGGATTTGAATGCTTAAAGAAACAAGACTGAGAAATTTATTATTGCTGTCAACTTGAACTGAGAAATTTATGCATATACCATTTAtgactccacaaccatccaaaaacTTTATATCCTTATTGATGACTTACAGTCAAGTAGCTAATTTTGCAATATTGGTTTTGTTTCTCATGCTTGCTTGTTTCATTGATTTATCACATGTTTACCTAAAGTCATCCTAATATTTTGAATTGTTAGCTGAACTTAGGTCGAATATTGTACCTTCTTCTTGTTGGCTGTTACAACATTACTCTTATCATCCAAGTCATGATCGATGTTTCTTTTCACCAGCAGAAATCAACTTTATGCTTAGATAAATATAATTCAAGGCAACTGCACGTTTCCTTGGTGGACTGGAGATCTAGAAGTCCTTTAACTGTTTAACATGTATCTTTGGGAATGTATGGTGCTTATATTAAATGTGCCTATTCAAAGCATGCCCTTTCATCTCCAATTATTTAATTATCTTGAGCATAATTTAATTATCTTTcctaagttctttcttctttatttAGCAATTTATTCCTTGACCCCTATCATGAAGTGTTCTGTCTTCAATATTGAACTTTTTCTACTTGATGTAGGTGTGAAGCTTTTTCGACTTACCCAAGGACGTATGATCTCATACATGCCAATGGTGTTTTCAGCTTGTATCAGAACAAGTAAGCTTAGTAAGGTTTCTTTTTACTATGTAATCATATGATAATTTACAAAGAACAAGTAGGCTTAGTAAGGTTTTTATTCCCCATGTAATCACTTGATGATTTGCACAAACATACACAGCTGGGTCTATCAATGAGCCAAAACTAAGTTTATATATCACAGTTGCATGCTGTGCATCAATCTACTGGTATGTCTTATATGTTTATGCGCAATTACAGATGCAAAATGGAAGACATTCTTCTAGAGATGGACCGAATTTTGCGTCCAGAGGGTGCAGTCATTTTCCGTGATGACGTTGATGTCCTGTTGAGGGtaaagaagaccgttagtggcATGAGATGGGACACTAAGCTGGTGGATCACGAAGATGGCCCCCTCATTCCCGAGAAGATATTGGTTGCTGTAAAACAGTACTGGGTTGGCGGAAGCAcaagcaagaaagaaaaagaatgacaTTGTGGAAGTCAGCAGCATTTCCGCATACCTCTGTTCCTCGAAATAGCTTATTCTGGGGCAATCTACCATGAAGTCAGCTCCCTGCTTTCGACAACCGACTTAAAGATCAAGGAAGAACTCCTTGACTGGAGTTGAAACCATGTTTTTTTGCTTATAGGCCTATAGTGGAAATTCCTATTCATAGAATTTCCTTCATCATCCTTATCTTTTCcttattttctatatatatatatatatgttgtaacATCAAAGTTACCATTGACAGTTGCTAGCGTCTCCTTTTGGTCATATCTCTAGTTAAGATAGGTGACAAGTTTACTTGCAATGTTTAGAGGAACCCACTGGCTTTCGGCTTCTGGCAATGCTTGTGATTTGTGGATCTCTAGGGTTCGTCTGTAGATGGCAACTGGAGAATACACCAAACTGCTTCCTACTTATTGGATAgctgtattttcttttttgatgTCATCAATAAGATTGCTTTCCATTTTTCAGAAACCCAATGTTTCTCTATTGACAGTGACTGCATGGAGTATCAGAAATATGGAAGAAATTATGGAGCAGAATTGTCACAAGGTAATATCAGTGGAAACTAAGTGTAGAAATCTCATCATCAGAATTTTCCATCTATCATTTCTCTTATGGTAGAATTATATATGCATGTTCTATTGTCTCACtgtaatttaatattaataacaTTTGTACTATAATATATGTAATTCTCTATTTTCAAGACAGCAAACAGCTAACTCATTGAAagggcaaaaaaaaaagggggggggtggGGAATTTGAAACCTATCGAGTCTACGCGCCGATATCTTCTAGAGGCCCCCACAGACCTGAAGCGACTTGGGGTGGCAAAGCGTTTCGGGTATGGATCTTGGTAGTTTGTCCGAGCGCATTCTTATCCCTCATCTCATGTAGTGGGGCCCTGTGAGTTCGGAGATTCCGAGTGCGAGTACGTTTCACCAAAAGCCATCTCTGCCGTCCATCGGGAATGGTAGTCATTGATCGAACGGACGATAAGGCCGATCGTTAGGCCTGCCAACTTCGGAAACGGATCGGGTGAACTGTCTAACATCCGCACCCGCTGTGATCTCCGAAACTTCACTTGCCGTAACGTCACCTCGTAAAATTCTAACTTTTGATCATCCGCCATCTGCATAGATAGCACGGCGGTGACTCCACGGGAGGTGACGAGATGTCATAGATAGCACGGCGGTGATTCCACGGGAGGTGACGAGATGTCAGCCTTTAGAAAGAAGCCACATGGCCGGTTTCGCTTTAGGTTTAATCACCGGCGGTGGCTAAAACCCTCCCCCTCTCTCCGCCTCTCTCGCTGTCGCTACGTCTTCGTCGCTTTGggaattagggttagggttttgggtGTCGGGGATTTTGTGAGCGGCGAAGATGGTGGCGGACAAGGGGAAGAAGtcgaaggtggaggaggaggcctCCGATCCCATCGACGGCGAGCTCGTGCTCTCCATTGAGAAGCTCCAGGAGATCCAAGATGAGATCGAGAAGGTAATGGGCTCGGTAATATCTTTTTTTCGTTTATTTTTCTTCATCGTGAAGCATCAGATTGCGACTCGGTGTTGTATCCTTGATTGCTTAGTTGTGGGCATCATTCTAGTACAATGATTGAATCGCTTTGCGCTTAACTCTCTGGTGTCAGCGTAATTTTGTTGGAAATCTTGGAAATCGTAGTTCATTATTGggaagttttatttttttttatttctcattttgtCGCATCGTGTCTCAAGACTCTCAACAACATGAAGTTTgtttaaattttcatttttttaatgcaAGTTCAGATTACATCGTTGTGTTAAGTATTTTATGTTCAAACATTTAAGTTTGCTGTTTGTTTATTCAGATGGCAGTGCAATTTAGATTGGAGGTCAGAATCTATCTTTGTTCATGTAATATGACAGACGAAAGAAGGATCTCAACAATTATATATCTCCTGTTAGAACCTTCAAATTGTGAAAATTTATATcctgctttttgcatattagcTGCTGTCaaatatttgtattttttttctggTTCAGTCAAGCTGTTGCCAGTGCAGTCTATATGAAAACCATTATATCATATCTGGATAAAATTGCAAAAAAATGCTTGTTGTTTCAAGCATTTTTGGAGCAGTATGTGGTATAATAGTTCTCAATTTCTTTATATTAAGGCCAAGTCAGTACAATACCTTAACATCAGAGATCTTTCCCCAAGAGTCTGTATCTTTTATAGTTTATCAGTTCTTCTGGTGCAttcttgatttcttttctttctcatatCTTAGCATATTTATGTTGTATAGGTGAATGAGGAGGCAAGTGACAAGGTCTTGGAGGTGGAACAGAAATATAATGAGATACGCAGACCTATCTACAAGAGGCGGAATGAGATTATTCAATCTATTCCAGATTTCTGGCTAACTGCAGTATGTTATGAACTTACATGTTTTCTTAACTTTCAGATATGTTGGAAACTGAAAGGTTGCCTTTTTGAAttaactttcttgagttatttgtgTCTACAGTTTCTGAGCCATCCAGTTCTTGGTGATCTTCTAAGTGAGGAAGACCAAAAGGTCTGGTGTTTGTGCAACTTAATAGTTAAACTTGGCAGAAGAATTCATATAAAAGTTTTTGTACATATTTCTGAATTTACCACTTTTCTGTTGGtagtttttcaattttttttgacGAGTTCTGTAGCATCTTGCAGATCTTCAAGTACTTAGTGTCCTTAGATGTGGAAGACTCTAAAGATGTGAAGTCGGGCTACTCCGTTACCTTTGTGAGTTAACTTTTCTCTTTGCTGAGCTATATGTTCTATGCCTAACAATTGAGTTCATCTTGTATTATCATTCTCAGCATTGTGTGTTTTTGTATGCGTCCAGAATTTCTCCCCAAACCCATATTTTGAGGATGCAAGCTTGACAAAGACATATTCCTTTTATGATGAAGGAACAACTAACATAACTGGCACAACAATAAAGTGGAAAGAGGGAATGGTATGGACTTTTCAGAATTATTTTGAACTACCTTTTTAGCTTACTATTTCCATTTTATGTATCTTACATTTCTTTACTCATTTTATATGAAGAATGTTGCCAATGGTGTTGCCCATGAAAAGGAAGGGGGTAAGAGACCCTTAGCCGAAGAAAGGTTAGTTTTTGTGTTGCCATACCTTGTATCTTAATCCTTTGCCATGTAATGATCTTGTAATTATCATATATCAAGTAATCTGTTATTGTGGTTTGGTTGCCAAGTTTTCTTTACTCAGATACTTGGCATGCAATTAACTGCACCTCTTAGAGAACATTATTCATGGGTGATTGTTTGTATGCCTTACTCTTTCTCAGGCTCCATTCTTGCATATATTTATAATTCTTTTCGGAACTTTATTTTAGTGCCTCTTTGTTGTATTTGAATTTCTACTTGtagccagtgatttaaaaagtcttaggcgccaaggtccaaaaacgcccgaggcgttaAGTGCTCGCCCGCGCGAAGTGAgacgttaaaatataaaaatatataatataattaataaatataattatttaaatataaatatgatattaaatgaaaaaatcttgcagaatcacaatatcacattaacaaaaaatctcaaaattcaaaacaataataataatttcaaataaataaaaattagtagtattaaaatcaaaataatatattattaatctaataaataaaaaaatattgttactagtatatagttaatagtatactgttaatatactgttaatagtatactattgagtcgatgtgagaagagggaGTAAGAGTAACAGTAGCGGCGAGTAGCGCTAGCGGCAGCGACGATAGTGGCGAGTAGCGGTAGCGGGGGCGTAGTGTAAGAGTAAGACTGAGGCTGTTGATTGAGAGAAGCAGCAACGGCAGCAGGAGCGTGAGCGGCGAGTAGCGACAAAAACAgcaagcagcggagagcagcgacagcgaaGAGAGGCAACGACATCAGAGAGAGGCAGTGGCAGCAAAGAGGAAATGTCATTGGCAGAATcatgagcagggttagggttggggaactcGCGAGAGGGATGCTaggaggctgatatcggtgctttagttggttcgattgaaccagctaaagcaccgaagactgaaccagacgtaaaacactggtccggtcgcctggtttaacccgggtgctcgcccAATGCACTcggcgcttgggctcgggcgagcgcccaggcggcgcctctttgaagcaagGCGCCTGGACATGAAGCAAGGCGCTCAGGCCTCACCTCGTCTCGCCCGAGCACCCGAGCGTCTATTGAAATCGCTGCTTGTAGCACATCTGAACTTCATAGATTGATAAACCATATAGACAATATATTTTCACAAAACTTGTGCTTGTAGAATGATATGCAGCTTGCATATAGACTACAAATATGATGAGAGAAGaacaaaaagatattttttttactatttaattTTCTTTGATTTGCATTATTTCTTAGTACACGTAAATTgatgatcttttattatttgattgtaGCAGTCGAAAGCTGGAACACATGTAGAATCCTATTTATTGCTTATTCAAAGTGTGAACATTTCTTGCTCGTCCTATATGCTAAGCGTTAGATACAGAATTCTTTTTACACCTTTTTATTGTTAGCAATCACTAATGTACTATACATTTAATACCTGAACATGGTAACTTACAAGATCAAGCAACAAACAAATCAAGTTCACTGGAaagcaattttattttttattcaaaaataaaactttgatgtgAATTTCCCTGCAACATCGTTGAGACAAATGAATTTCAGTTGTTTTAGTGATTTTTAATCTTTTGTTCAACCTCCTTTATGCCGAGGAGATGAAGGTCCCTCAAGTAATTGAGGACTTATTTAGGAATTTGGAATCCTAATTTTGACATGATTCATATGAATATATGAGGCAGTGCTTTATAAAGTTGTTTATCTTtagatatatatatgcatatattgattttttttaatcaaatttggTACACTTCAGCTTGGAGTGTAGAGCAAAATAGTAAACAAGTCTGCTAGCCTAGAAGATTCTGATGTTTCAAAGGCCTTGATGTGCTGATCTGGAGATCCCATGGTTGTGATTTGCTTCTAAAATATGATTGAGTCAGATTAGTGTGATATTCAATGACTGAACTGAAACAATTGCTCAGCGGATGAAAATTTCGTTTGCCTTCTAATGGAAAGAAACCAATGATTAAATGATATTTTGAGAACACAACAGGGTATTCGTGGAATTGGGAAGAGAAAATGAGAATGGACCTGAGAAAATAGTTATAAAAAAACATAGGAAAGAGAAGAAGGTGGCCAATGTTTTCTCAGTCAAAAAGTTAACTGTTTGCAATCTGATGGATACTATAAAATGGCTACTCCTTGTGTAGAGTAACCATACAAACTTTTGCTAAACTAGGACTATAGTTGACAGAGGAAAAGAAACTACAAGCATGttcatttataaaataattttccaGTTTCcagaaattttttttaagaaaaacaaaAACTACAACGTGTTTACTAACTGAAGATAGGAAAGTCTTTCATTTGAAAACATTTTTTTTAGTTTTCAGTGTTGTATAGGCTttccaaaatatttttaatttttgaaaaacttgGATTATACTTTATTATGTTGATGTCATTACCACTGTTGTTATTGTCACTATCATGATCACTGCCAGTCGCCATCACCAACATATCTACTATCGCTACCACACCATTGTTGTTGCCACTTCCACCAGTATTATTATTACTGCCACCACAAACCCACCACCATTCTCACCAACTTAATCATCATCGAAGTACTACCACCATTGCAGTGCAACCACCGGCAACCACCATTGCAATGCAACCACCGCTACTTTACCATCATAGCAATCACGATAGCGCCATCTATTGCCACTGCCACTATTGTGCTACTGTGATTGCTATCTCTAGCACCACAGCAATGAaaaactactttttttttttcaaagtcttG contains:
- the LOC135651901 gene encoding NAP1-related protein 2-like isoform X4, translated to MVADKGKKSKVEEEASDPIDGELVLSIEKLQEIQDEIEKVNEEASDKVLEVEQKYNEIRRPIYKRRNEIIQSIPDFWLTAFLSHPVLGDLLSEEDQKIFKYLVSLDVEDSKDVKSGYSVTFNFSPNPYFEDASLTKTYSFYDEGTTNITGTTIKWKEGMNVANGVAHEKEGGKRPLAEESFFSWFSETQQKNLTEGFSDEEADEEDFDGDEDDDEKGTDFDDEDESGGDEEGDGDDN
- the LOC135651901 gene encoding NAP1-related protein 2-like isoform X3; this encodes MVADKGKKSKVEEEASDPIDGELVLSIEKLQEIQDEIEKVNEEASDKVLEVEQKYNEIRRPIYKRRNEIIQSIPDFWLTAFLSHPVLGDLLSEEDQKIFKYLVSLDVEDSKDVKSGYSVTFNFSPNPYFEDASLTKTYSFYDEGTTNITGTTIKWKEGMNVANGVAHEKEGGKRPLAEESSFFSWFSETQQKNLTEGFSDEEADEEDFDGDEDDDEKGTDFDDEDESGGDEEGDGDDN
- the LOC135651901 gene encoding NAP1-related protein 2-like isoform X2, translated to MVADKGKKSKVEEEASDPIDGELVLSIEKLQEIQDEIEKVNEEASDKVLEVEQKYNEIRRPIYKRRNEIIQSIPDFWLTAFLSHPVLGDLLSEEDQKIFKYLVSLDVEDSKDVKSGYSVTFNFSPNPYFEDASLTKTYSFYDEGTTNITGTTIKWKEGMNVANGVAHEKEGGKRPLAEESFFSWFSETQQKNLTEGFSDEVAEIIKEDLWPNPLKYFNNEADEEDFDGDEDDDEKGTDFDDEDESGGDEEGDGDDN
- the LOC135651901 gene encoding NAP1-related protein 2-like isoform X1, giving the protein MVADKGKKSKVEEEASDPIDGELVLSIEKLQEIQDEIEKVNEEASDKVLEVEQKYNEIRRPIYKRRNEIIQSIPDFWLTAFLSHPVLGDLLSEEDQKIFKYLVSLDVEDSKDVKSGYSVTFNFSPNPYFEDASLTKTYSFYDEGTTNITGTTIKWKEGMNVANGVAHEKEGGKRPLAEESSFFSWFSETQQKNLTEGFSDEVAEIIKEDLWPNPLKYFNNEADEEDFDGDEDDDEKGTDFDDEDESGGDEEGDGDDN